Proteins from a single region of Paramormyrops kingsleyae isolate MSU_618 chromosome 9, PKINGS_0.4, whole genome shotgun sequence:
- the LOC140592471 gene encoding killer cell lectin-like receptor subfamily B member 1B allele C produces MHYYLTTGQLRKENSAFKEANQQLQELNNNLSAQNESLESENTQLLKGPTLLDEILQFRKSLHASGYIGGSDCAAGAIVVKSLIGAHNARRCSRCPKGWTFNNSKCYFVFLGQKWETRKSWKDSRLECIKMGADLLTIQNEEEQMFIMNFAPTYYDEYHGYWIGLTGKAQDWVWINGSSLTTGFWADAGSQNKTHVLTNTGHKDKALNSWRSTNPDMRNRWICENKALLF; encoded by the exons ATGCATT ATTATCTTACTACAGGGCAGCTCAGAAAGGAAAACAGTGCCTTTAAGGAAGCCAATCAGCAGCTACAAGAGCTGAATAACAATCTCTCTGCTCAGAACGAATCACTGGAGAGCGAGAACACACAGCTGCTTAAGGGTCCGACTTTGCTGGATGAGATTTTACAGTTCC GAAAGTCTCTTCACGCCTCTGGGTACATTGGTGGATCAGACTGTGCTGCTGGAGCAATTGTGGTTAAGAGCCTCATTGGAGCACACAATG CGAGAAGATGCTCACGCTGCCCAAAAGGCTGGACGTTCAACAATTCAAAGTGTTATTTCGTGTTTCTTGGTCAAAAATGGGAAACGAGGAAATCATGGAAAGACAGTCGTCTTGAATGCATCAAAATGGGGGCTGATCTGTTAACGATACAAAACGAAGAGGAACAG ATGTTCATCATGAACTTTGCACCCACATACTATGACGAATATCACGGTTACTGGATCGGACTGACTGGAAAAGCACAGGACTGGGTCTGGATCAACGGTTCTTCACTGACCACAGG GTTCTGGGCAGATGCTGGAAGCCAGAATAAAACTCACGTTTTAACAAACACAGGCCATAAAGATAAAGCCTTGAACAGCTGGAGATCAACAAATCCTGACATGCGTAACCGGTGGATCTGTGAGAACAAGGCCCTGCTGTTCTGA